A section of the Pseudomonas tritici genome encodes:
- a CDS encoding sugar ABC transporter permease: MNQLKQLFTRYKMLALVIAVAVIWLFFSWQTEGGFLTPRNLSNLLRQMSITGILACGMVLVIISGEIDLSVGSLLGLLGGLAAILDVVYHVPLLANLSLVALCGLMIGLANGYMTAYLRIPSFIVGLGGMLAFRGILLGITGGTTIAPVSPSLVYVGQGYLPHSVGIGLGVLLFALTLFLTWKQRRNRALHGLAAHSLVRDLVRVVLIGAVLAGFVTTLNSYDGIPVPVLLLLVLLGVFSYVTSQTVFGRRVYAVGSNMEATRLSGINVQAVKLWIFGIMGVMCALAGLVNTARLAAGSPSAGNMGELDAIAACFIGGTSMRGGSGTVYGALLGALVITSLDNGMSMLDVDSYWQMIVKGSILVLAVWVDVSTRTGRR; this comes from the coding sequence ATGAATCAGCTCAAACAGCTGTTTACCCGCTACAAAATGCTCGCCCTGGTGATCGCCGTGGCGGTGATCTGGCTGTTTTTCAGCTGGCAGACCGAGGGCGGGTTTCTCACACCACGTAACCTGTCCAACCTGCTGCGGCAGATGTCGATCACCGGGATATTGGCGTGCGGCATGGTGCTGGTGATCATCAGCGGCGAGATCGATTTGTCAGTGGGGTCATTGCTCGGGTTGCTGGGCGGGTTGGCGGCGATCCTCGATGTGGTTTATCACGTGCCGCTGCTGGCCAACCTGAGCCTGGTGGCGTTGTGTGGGCTGATGATCGGCCTGGCGAACGGCTACATGACCGCGTACCTGCGGATTCCTTCGTTTATCGTTGGCTTGGGTGGGATGCTGGCATTTCGCGGGATTCTGCTGGGGATCACGGGCGGTACCACCATTGCGCCGGTTTCGCCGTCGCTGGTGTATGTGGGCCAGGGGTATCTGCCGCATTCGGTGGGTATTGGGCTCGGCGTCTTGTTGTTTGCACTGACGCTGTTCCTCACGTGGAAACAACGACGCAATCGCGCGCTGCATGGTCTTGCGGCACATTCCCTCGTGCGTGACCTGGTGCGCGTGGTACTTATCGGCGCCGTGCTGGCCGGGTTTGTCACCACGCTCAACAGTTACGACGGCATTCCCGTCCCCGTCTTACTTCTGCTCGTGCTTCTGGGCGTATTCAGCTACGTCACCAGCCAGACCGTGTTCGGCCGCCGCGTCTACGCGGTGGGCAGCAACATGGAAGCCACGCGCCTGTCGGGCATCAACGTGCAGGCGGTGAAGCTGTGGATCTTCGGCATCATGGGCGTGATGTGCGCCCTCGCCGGCCTGGTCAACACCGCCCGCCTCGCTGCCGGTTCGCCGTCGGCGGGGAATATGGGCGAGCTGGATGCCATCGCTGCGTGCTTTATCGGCGGCACGTCCATGCGTGGCGGCTCGGGCACGGTGTACGGCGCGTTGTTGGGCGCGTTGGTGATTACCAGCCTGGACAATGGCATGTCGATGCTGGATGTGGACAGTTACTGGCAGATGATTGTGAAGGGCAGCATTCTGGTGTTGGCGGTGTGGGTGGATGTGAGTACGCGGACAGGTCGTCGGTAA
- the xylG gene encoding D-xylose ABC transporter ATP-binding protein, producing the protein MSDYLLQMNGIVKTFGGVNALNGIDIKVRPGECVGLCGENGAGKSTLMKVLSAVYPYGTWDGEILWDGQPLEAQSISETEAAGIVIIHQELTLVPDLSVAENIFMGHEMTLPGGRMNYPAMIHRAEALMRELKVPDMNVALPVSQYGGGYQQLVEIAKALNKQARLLILDEPSSALTRSEIEVLLDIIRGLKAKGVACVYISHKLDEVAAVCDTIAVIRDGKHIATTAMADMDIAQIITQMVGREMSNLYPTEPHDVGEVIFEARNVTCYDVDNPKRKRVDDISFVLKRGEILGIAGLVGAGRTELVSALFGAYPGRYSAEVWLDGQVIDTRTPLKSIRAGLCMVPEDRKRQGIIPDLGVGQNITLAVLDTYAHMTRIDAEAELGSIDQQIARMHLKTSSPFLPITSLSGGNQQKAVLAKMLMAKPKVLILDEPTRGVDVGAKYEIYKLMNALAAEGVSIIMVSSELAEVLGVSDRVLVIGEGQLRGDFVNNGLTQEQVLAAALSHNNNDRKTA; encoded by the coding sequence ATGTCCGACTACCTGCTGCAAATGAACGGCATCGTCAAAACCTTTGGCGGTGTCAACGCCCTCAACGGCATCGACATCAAGGTACGGCCGGGGGAATGCGTCGGCCTGTGCGGCGAGAACGGCGCCGGTAAATCAACCCTGATGAAGGTGCTGTCGGCGGTTTATCCGTACGGCACCTGGGACGGTGAAATCCTCTGGGACGGGCAGCCGCTCGAGGCTCAGTCAATCAGCGAGACCGAGGCGGCGGGGATCGTGATCATTCACCAGGAACTGACCCTGGTGCCTGACTTGTCGGTGGCCGAAAACATCTTCATGGGCCACGAAATGACCTTGCCGGGTGGGCGCATGAACTACCCGGCGATGATCCACCGCGCCGAAGCCTTGATGCGTGAGCTCAAGGTACCGGACATGAACGTCGCGCTGCCGGTGTCGCAGTACGGCGGCGGCTACCAGCAACTGGTGGAAATCGCCAAGGCCCTGAATAAACAGGCGCGCCTGTTGATTCTCGATGAGCCCTCCTCGGCCCTGACGCGCTCTGAAATCGAAGTACTGCTGGACATCATCCGCGGCCTCAAGGCCAAGGGCGTGGCCTGCGTGTACATCTCCCACAAGCTCGATGAAGTGGCGGCGGTGTGCGACACCATTGCGGTGATCCGCGATGGCAAGCACATCGCGACCACGGCCATGGCCGACATGGACATCGCGCAGATCATCACCCAAATGGTCGGCCGCGAGATGAGCAACCTCTACCCCACCGAGCCGCATGACGTAGGCGAGGTGATTTTCGAGGCGCGCAACGTCACCTGCTATGACGTCGACAACCCCAAGCGCAAGCGTGTGGACGACATTTCCTTCGTGCTCAAACGCGGGGAAATCCTCGGCATTGCCGGGTTGGTGGGCGCCGGGCGTACGGAACTGGTGTCGGCACTGTTCGGCGCCTACCCAGGGCGCTACAGCGCCGAGGTGTGGTTGGACGGCCAGGTGATCGACACACGCACGCCGCTCAAATCCATCCGCGCCGGGCTGTGCATGGTGCCCGAGGACCGCAAGCGCCAGGGCATCATTCCCGACCTGGGCGTGGGCCAGAACATCACCCTGGCGGTGCTCGATACCTATGCGCACATGACGCGTATCGATGCCGAAGCCGAACTGGGCAGCATCGACCAGCAGATCGCACGCATGCACCTGAAGACCTCCAGCCCGTTTTTGCCGATCACCAGCCTGTCCGGGGGTAATCAGCAAAAGGCCGTGCTGGCGAAAATGCTGATGGCCAAACCCAAGGTGTTGATCCTCGACGAACCCACGCGCGGCGTGGACGTGGGCGCCAAATATGAGATCTACAAGTTGATGAACGCCCTGGCGGCCGAAGGGGTGTCAATTATCATGGTGTCCTCGGAGCTGGCCGAAGTACTCGGGGTCTCCGACCGCGTGCTGGTGATCGGCGAAGGCCAGCTGCGCGGTGACTTCGTCAACAACGGCCTCACCCAGGAACAGGTGCTCGCGGCTGCGCTCAGCCATAACAATAATGATCGGAAGACCGCGTAG